Sequence from the Pyrobaculum neutrophilum V24Sta genome:
GTTTTTCAGCGCCTGCCTCAGCGCGGTTTCGTCTGCGTTTTTGAGTAGGCGCTTTACGGCTTTGTAGAGTTTTCTTATCCCAGGTCTGCGGTTGAGGAGGGCGAGGTAGAGCAGTAGCTTCTGTTTGTTGTCCAGCGCCCCGTGGGCCTCCTCCAGCCTAGCCGCGGCCTGTGTAAGGTCTGGGTGGACAAGTTCGACAAGCTTGAGTAGGTCGTCTTCTATCTGGCCGGTGGCTGTGTCTTCTCGGCCTCCCTGCTCTATCACGTGGATTGGCAACCCGAGCGGGGGTATGACAGTAGTGCCGCCGCTCTCGGCGGGGGTATAGCCCAGCGATTGCAACATGTCCTTAATGGCCTGTGCGGGCCTCTCGTCTCTGTCGGCGGCGATTACAATATGTATAGCGGTGTCTCTGAGCGCCTCGGCTAGTTCGCGTCTCTTGAGTAGGAGCTTTAGCGTTTCTTTGATGTTTTCTACGCCGCTGCAGTTGCACA
This genomic interval carries:
- a CDS encoding DUF3226 domain-containing protein; the protein is MGPKKMRAVVLLLEGQTEEILYYTLLKRVYKAQEANCAETPEKLRDLLEPLGRRKCLKVRQVYVAMCNCSGVENIKETLKLLLKRRELAEALRDTAIHIVIAADRDERPAQAIKDMLQSLGYTPAESGGTTVIPPLGLPIHVIEQGGREDTATGQIEDDLLKLVELVHPDLTQAAARLEEAHGALDNKQKLLLYLALLNRRPGIRKLYKAVKRLLKNADETALRQALKNIVEQLDKLTAA